Below is a genomic region from Microbacterium esteraromaticum.
ACGCTCGGAGTGGGGGCGCCGCTCGCGTAGAATCGGAGGCACCATGGCTACCTTTGGCACGCTCTCCGATCGGCTCACCGAGACCTTCCGCAACCTGCGCACGAAGGGCAAGCTGACGCCCGCCGATGTCGACGGCACCGTCCGCGAGATCCGCCGCGCCCTGCTCGACGCGGACGTCGCCCTGCAGGTCGTGAAGGACTTCACCGGCAAGGTGCGCGAGCGCGCACTCGGCGACGAGGTGAACAAGGCGCTGAACCCGGCGCAGCAGGTCGTGCAGATCGTCAATGAAGAGCTCATCGCGATCCTCGGCGGCGAGCAGCGTCGCCTCGAGTTCGCCAAGACCCCGCCCACGGTCATCATGCTCGCGGGCCTTCAGGGCTCGGGCAAGACCACGTTCGCGGGCAAGCTGGCCAAGCAGCTCGAGGGCGAAGGGCACACGCCGCTGCTCGTCGCCGCCGACCTGCAGCGCCCGAACGCGGTGAACCAGCTGCAGGTCGTCGCCGAGCGTGCCGGAGCCACGATCTACGCTCCCGAGCCCGGCAACGGCGTCGGCGACCCGATCCGCGTCTCCAAGGACGGCGTCGACTACGCGCGCCGCCACCAGCACGACGTCGTCATCATCGACACCGCGGGACGCCTCGGTGTCGACGCCGAGTTGATGAAGCAGGCATCTGACATCCGCAAGGCGACCAGCCCCGACGAGGTGCTGTTCGTCATCGACGCGATGATCGGTCAGGATGCGGTGAACACCGCGAAGGCCTTCCAGGAGGGCGTCGACTTCACCGGAGTGGTCCTGTCGAAGCTCGACGGCGACGCCCGCGGTGGTGCAGCGCTGTCGGTGGCGTCCGTCACCGGACGTCCGATCATCTTCGCGTCCACGGGCGAGAACCTCGAGGACCTCGAGTCGTTCCACCCC
It encodes:
- the ffh gene encoding signal recognition particle protein, with protein sequence MATFGTLSDRLTETFRNLRTKGKLTPADVDGTVREIRRALLDADVALQVVKDFTGKVRERALGDEVNKALNPAQQVVQIVNEELIAILGGEQRRLEFAKTPPTVIMLAGLQGSGKTTFAGKLAKQLEGEGHTPLLVAADLQRPNAVNQLQVVAERAGATIYAPEPGNGVGDPIRVSKDGVDYARRHQHDVVIIDTAGRLGVDAELMKQASDIRKATSPDEVLFVIDAMIGQDAVNTAKAFQEGVDFTGVVLSKLDGDARGGAALSVASVTGRPIIFASTGENLEDLESFHPDRMASRILDLGDILTLIEQAQAAFDEEEALKVAEKLANETFTLEDFLDQLQQMKKMGSMKKMLGMLPGMGQMKQQLEDFDEREIDRTEAIIRSMTPGERRNPKVLNGSRRLRIAKGSGMTVTDVNQLVQRFEQAAKMMKTVARGGTPQIPGMGPMGKPGASSKRGKKGAKGKGGSRSGNPAKRAAENAGLATASSTPTGTGFGLGGRTAAPSEADLAEIQKLFGKS